A single region of the Rhodococcus sp. W8901 genome encodes:
- a CDS encoding putative quinol monooxygenase: protein MSNLHVVATIPAKSGSENVVRAALTTLAEATRKEDGCVSYDLYESASAPGTFVVVEVWAGQDALDAHMKSPHMREAAGAFGSHLSAAPGIHPLRPVS from the coding sequence ATGTCGAATCTGCATGTCGTAGCGACCATTCCGGCCAAGTCCGGATCCGAGAACGTGGTGCGTGCCGCGCTCACCACGCTCGCGGAGGCCACCCGCAAGGAGGATGGCTGCGTGTCGTACGACCTGTACGAGTCGGCGTCGGCGCCGGGCACGTTCGTCGTGGTCGAGGTGTGGGCGGGTCAGGACGCGCTCGACGCGCACATGAAGTCCCCGCACATGCGTGAGGCGGCCGGTGCCTTCGGTTCGCACCTCTCGGCCGCCCCCGGCATCCACCCGCTGCGCCCCGTTTCCTGA
- a CDS encoding NAD(P)/FAD-dependent oxidoreductase: MTKLYSDRPSAPVHRVVVLGAGYAGVLAANRILSSRGGMPGEDPARNCSVVVVNPRADFVERIRLHEVAAGTRSTAAVPLRDLLHGDAEIVVGSATAIDAARRRVDVAVGDGVESVGYDTLVYAVGSNTDRSVPGVGEHAHHAGDVDSTEALRAAVAALAPGSMVRVVGGGSTAIEIAGEIGAARPDLAVEMVSAGGVAGFMRDAARSRVLAALRRLGVAWRDDTRVTEVRDRELLTADGTVLGFDVCVWAASFTVPDLAARSGLATDAAGRLRVDSTLTSIDSPAIVGAGDAVVAPPEVGAHLRMACAVAMPLGGHAAHTVLARVRGARPPTLSLGLVAQCMSLGRKAGYLQLVHPDDRPRPVAASGRLGAMIKESICRMTVDKMRAERTRPGAYKTPKGPRPRAASRVVEEIR, from the coding sequence ATGACGAAGCTGTATTCCGACCGTCCGTCGGCGCCGGTTCACCGCGTGGTGGTCCTGGGCGCAGGGTATGCCGGGGTGCTCGCCGCCAACCGGATCCTGTCGAGCCGGGGCGGTATGCCGGGCGAGGACCCGGCCCGGAACTGTTCTGTGGTCGTGGTCAATCCCCGCGCCGACTTCGTCGAGCGCATCCGCCTGCACGAGGTCGCGGCGGGCACCCGTTCGACGGCGGCGGTGCCGCTACGGGACCTGCTGCACGGCGATGCGGAGATCGTCGTGGGGTCGGCGACGGCGATCGACGCGGCCCGGCGCCGCGTGGACGTGGCCGTCGGTGACGGCGTCGAATCCGTCGGATACGACACCCTCGTGTACGCGGTCGGCAGCAACACCGACCGGTCCGTCCCGGGCGTGGGCGAGCACGCCCACCACGCCGGTGACGTCGATTCGACGGAGGCCCTGCGCGCAGCGGTGGCCGCGCTCGCGCCGGGTTCGATGGTGCGGGTCGTCGGCGGTGGTTCGACGGCGATCGAGATCGCCGGTGAGATCGGTGCCGCCCGCCCGGATCTCGCCGTCGAGATGGTGTCGGCGGGTGGCGTGGCCGGCTTCATGCGCGATGCCGCGCGCAGCCGGGTGCTCGCCGCCCTCCGCCGGCTCGGTGTCGCGTGGCGGGACGACACCCGCGTGACCGAGGTACGCGACCGCGAACTGCTCACCGCCGACGGGACCGTCCTCGGGTTCGACGTGTGCGTGTGGGCCGCCTCGTTCACCGTGCCGGACCTCGCCGCGCGCAGCGGACTGGCGACGGACGCCGCCGGACGCCTCCGCGTCGACTCGACGCTGACCAGCATCGACAGCCCCGCGATCGTCGGCGCCGGTGATGCCGTCGTCGCGCCGCCCGAGGTGGGTGCGCACCTGCGCATGGCGTGCGCGGTGGCGATGCCGCTCGGTGGGCACGCCGCCCACACCGTGCTGGCACGGGTACGGGGCGCGCGGCCCCCGACGCTGTCCCTCGGCCTGGTGGCCCAGTGCATGAGCCTGGGGCGCAAGGCCGGGTACCTCCAACTGGTCCACCCCGACGACCGTCCGCGCCCGGTCGCGGCGTCCGGGCGGCTCGGTGCCATGATCAAGGAGTCGATCTGCCGGATGACCGTCGACAAGATGCGCGCCGAGCGGACCCGGCCCGGCGCCTACAAGACCCCCAAGGGGCCGCGCCCGCGCGCGGCGTCCCGGGTGGTGGAGGAGATCCGATGA
- the sigJ gene encoding RNA polymerase sigma factor SigJ encodes MNLVPESSDYKQLFGVAYRMLGSAHDAEDAVQDAVVRWQALGDGERASIREPLAWMMTVVSRICLDQLGSARARRESYVGIWLPEPVPGTIGPATVSGRPPDPADAVTLDESVSVALMRAMESLTPGERVALILHDVFGMPFAEIGDVVGRTPDACRQLASTARRHLRSAPRFQPEDEQRRQVVAAFTAACATGDIDALTTVLAPEVVSRADGGGMPGIARVPVVGVERVARYLLGIVGLSEARGLTLGARFASVNNRTGVVISFDDQVAAVLDLAVADGRVHEIAIIMNPDKLGAWAEPV; translated from the coding sequence ATGAATCTCGTTCCCGAATCCTCCGACTACAAACAGCTTTTCGGTGTGGCGTATCGGATGCTCGGCTCGGCCCACGACGCCGAGGACGCCGTGCAGGACGCCGTCGTCCGGTGGCAGGCACTCGGGGACGGCGAGCGGGCGTCGATTCGCGAGCCGCTCGCGTGGATGATGACGGTGGTCAGCCGGATCTGCCTGGATCAGTTGGGGTCTGCTCGTGCCCGGCGGGAGTCGTACGTAGGCATCTGGCTGCCGGAACCGGTGCCCGGCACCATCGGCCCGGCGACCGTGAGCGGACGGCCACCGGATCCCGCCGATGCGGTGACGCTCGACGAGTCGGTGTCGGTGGCGTTGATGCGGGCGATGGAGTCGCTGACGCCGGGCGAGCGGGTCGCGCTGATCCTGCACGACGTGTTCGGTATGCCGTTCGCGGAGATCGGGGACGTCGTCGGCCGGACACCGGACGCGTGCCGTCAGCTCGCGTCCACGGCGCGGCGTCACCTGCGGTCCGCGCCGAGGTTCCAGCCGGAGGACGAGCAGCGGAGGCAGGTGGTGGCCGCGTTCACGGCGGCCTGCGCCACCGGCGACATCGACGCTCTGACGACCGTTCTCGCGCCGGAGGTGGTGTCCCGCGCCGACGGCGGCGGAATGCCGGGCATCGCGCGGGTGCCGGTGGTGGGTGTCGAGCGGGTCGCGCGATATCTGCTGGGCATCGTCGGACTCAGTGAGGCGCGTGGACTCACGCTGGGTGCGCGGTTCGCGTCGGTGAACAACCGCACCGGAGTGGTCATCTCGTTCGACGATCAGGTGGCCGCGGTCCTGGATCTCGCCGTCGCGGACGGACGTGTCCACGAGATCGCGATCATCATGAACCCCGACAAACTGGGGGCCTGGGCCGAGCCGGTCTGA